In Leptospiraceae bacterium, one DNA window encodes the following:
- a CDS encoding DUF2442 domain-containing protein produces the protein MPDITKIQILKRNKDILSIELSDGRTVLYPLKNYPMIKRLSPAERKKVTITGDKNFNWFTWKKCNEMFILNPDLTIKVD, from the coding sequence ATGCCGGATATAACGAAAATTCAAATACTTAAAAGAAATAAGGATATTCTTTCCATTGAATTATCTGATGGAAGAACAGTGCTGTATCCTTTAAAAAATTATCCGATGATTAAAAGACTATCTCCAGCAGAACGAAAAAAGGTTACTATTACGGGAGACAAAAATTTTAATTGGTTCACTTGGAAAAAATGCAATGAAATGTTTATTTTAAATCCTGATTTGACAATTAAAGTAGATTAA
- a CDS encoding tail fiber protein, whose translation MRERFIVNILELIASRLKTEFNRIQNQINSINVSASFPSGIIFSYGGTTPPIGFLFCDGSEVGRDSYSNLFSVIGTTFGVGNASTTFNLPDLRGRFIRYRDDGTGRDIDVLLRVGTNGGNIGDNVGSLQDDENRVHSHELNDPGHNHIYADNCVYSFAPNGYLNVYPNCGSIDVSRSTNMATTNISILESGSESRPKNIYLNGIISI comes from the coding sequence ATTCGAGAACGGTTTATTGTGAATATTCTAGAATTAATTGCTTCTCGATTAAAAACTGAATTTAATAGAATTCAAAACCAAATTAATTCGATTAATGTAAGTGCTTCTTTTCCTTCAGGAATTATATTTTCTTACGGCGGAACTACTCCACCGATAGGGTTTTTATTTTGTGACGGTTCAGAGGTTGGTCGTGATTCTTATTCTAATTTGTTTTCTGTAATTGGAACTACTTTCGGGGTGGGGAATGCCTCTACAACGTTCAATTTACCTGATTTACGAGGTAGATTTATTAGGTATAGAGATGATGGAACAGGAAGAGATATTGATGTTCTATTACGAGTAGGGACAAACGGCGGTAATATTGGTGATAATGTAGGTTCGTTACAGGATGATGAAAACAGGGTTCATTCTCACGAATTGAACGATCCGGGGCATAATCATATTTATGCTGATAATTGTGTTTATTCGTTTGCTCCAAACGGATATTTGAATGTTTATCCGAATTGTGGCTCTATTGATGTTTCTCGTTCAACTAATATGGCAACTACAAATATTTCAATTCTGGAATCAGGCTCAGAATCACGTCCTAAAAATATTTATTTGAATGGAATAATTTCAATATGA
- a CDS encoding sensor histidine kinase: MFKIHYNIFYLVMLFLSLKSIESIEPLVLQPDFTGKSLGYSLEYFEDKEKIFDIEQIIEVDSISSRKINWKKSSQESPGFGYTNSAYWMKFSIENQTQTEKEMFLEIAYPLLDKIYFFEIRKNKKITKKFVGDSIPFHKREVAFRNFLFSLKAPTGISTYYLKIETESSMVIPIWLWSPKSLQGKLSDESLILGSYYGILFVMALFNLFLFLSIRDKVYFVYVMLIVTFGIFQSTLSGHSFQYIYPNNTYLAKICIPIFMMASIFWIIQFTRYYLNTPQFLPKTDLAMKIFSGIIFILGVASFIEKYYIIVPIQVGFSIICVIGMNIVAIQCLIQKNRSAKFYILAWGFMLSAILVYSLKTLTVLPNNFFTSWSLLIGSTAEITLLSFGLADRINRMNKELHKVKNDLEKMSQVKDAFLSNISHEIRTPLTTIYGFSELIDLLKPKNLQSVKNYNKEILYSTEELIDYINNIMLITNIESIPNIKKEKIQVSSLIKDILRGLKKISEKNQFDMKLNVPVNISINSDSELLKKSLEVFIKNAIMYSPTNRNGMVSASKNGDILKIEIQDNGIGIEKEEITKIFEKFYRIDSSLHYDVSGMGIGLFLAKRIILQLGGRIEVESEILKGSKFKIFIPTR; the protein is encoded by the coding sequence ATGTTTAAGATACATTATAACATTTTTTATTTAGTCATGCTGTTTCTTTCTTTAAAAAGTATTGAGTCTATAGAGCCACTTGTTTTGCAACCCGACTTTACAGGCAAATCCCTTGGTTATAGTTTAGAGTATTTTGAAGACAAAGAAAAAATATTCGATATTGAGCAGATTATCGAAGTAGATTCTATTTCTTCAAGAAAAATCAACTGGAAAAAATCTTCCCAAGAATCCCCCGGGTTCGGATATACTAATTCTGCTTATTGGATGAAATTCTCCATAGAAAATCAAACTCAAACAGAAAAAGAAATGTTTCTAGAAATTGCTTACCCTCTATTGGATAAAATTTATTTTTTTGAAATTAGAAAAAATAAAAAAATTACAAAAAAGTTTGTAGGAGATTCAATTCCATTTCATAAGAGAGAAGTCGCCTTCAGAAATTTTTTATTTTCTCTCAAAGCTCCAACAGGTATTTCAACCTATTATCTGAAAATCGAAACTGAAAGCTCTATGGTGATTCCTATATGGCTCTGGTCACCGAAGAGTCTTCAAGGAAAATTATCCGATGAAAGCCTTATTCTGGGGAGCTATTATGGAATTTTATTTGTAATGGCTCTATTCAATCTATTTTTATTTTTATCTATTAGAGACAAAGTATATTTCGTTTACGTTATGTTAATTGTTACTTTCGGGATTTTTCAATCTACACTATCGGGTCACAGCTTTCAATATATATATCCAAACAATACCTATCTCGCCAAAATATGCATCCCGATATTTATGATGGCTTCTATTTTTTGGATCATTCAATTTACAAGATACTATCTGAACACTCCTCAATTTCTTCCAAAAACTGACCTCGCAATGAAAATATTTTCAGGAATCATTTTCATCTTAGGAGTAGCTTCCTTTATCGAAAAATACTATATTATCGTTCCTATCCAAGTCGGGTTTTCCATAATTTGTGTAATCGGAATGAATATAGTTGCAATACAATGCCTGATTCAAAAAAATAGATCTGCAAAATTTTATATCCTCGCATGGGGTTTTATGTTGAGCGCTATCTTAGTTTATAGTTTAAAAACACTTACAGTTCTGCCCAATAATTTTTTTACAAGTTGGTCCCTTCTCATCGGCTCTACCGCAGAAATTACTCTTTTATCTTTTGGATTAGCGGACAGAATCAATCGAATGAATAAGGAGCTTCATAAAGTGAAAAACGATCTTGAAAAAATGTCTCAAGTCAAAGATGCGTTTTTATCAAATATTTCTCACGAGATACGCACCCCATTGACTACTATCTATGGATTTTCAGAACTGATAGATCTATTAAAACCAAAAAATCTTCAGTCTGTGAAAAACTACAACAAAGAAATATTGTATAGCACAGAAGAGCTGATTGACTATATAAACAATATCATGCTTATCACAAATATCGAAAGCATCCCGAATATTAAAAAAGAAAAAATTCAAGTTTCAAGTTTAATCAAAGATATACTAAGAGGACTAAAAAAAATATCCGAAAAAAATCAATTTGATATGAAATTAAATGTCCCGGTAAATATATCAATAAATTCAGACTCCGAATTATTAAAAAAGTCGTTAGAAGTTTTTATTAAAAATGCAATCATGTATAGCCCTACAAATAGAAATGGAATGGTCTCTGCTTCTAAAAACGGGGATATTCTAAAAATAGAAATACAAGATAACGGGATAGGAATTGAAAAAGAAGAAATTACCAAAATATTTGAAAAATTTTATCGAATAGACTCTTCCTTGCACTACGATGTCAGTGGAATGGGAATCGGGTTATTTTTAGCAAAAAGAATTATTCTACAATTAGGGGGTAGAATTGAAGTAGAAAGTGAAATTCTGAAAGGAAGTAAATTTAAAATTTTTATACCGACCCGCTAA
- a CDS encoding DUF1564 family protein, with translation MNPEKYVETQSSLLVPAKYMDEFNRRTTGFSRRKYLHALLNRYRNVILWGTFEKMDRVKKAYQEVGQNLQKKNFTPNNADWIDYTNIPRYSAINPPIMSF, from the coding sequence ATGAACCCAGAAAAATATGTAGAAACACAATCGAGCTTGCTTGTTCCAGCAAAATATATGGACGAGTTCAATAGAAGAACGACAGGTTTTTCAAGGAGGAAATATTTACACGCATTGTTGAACAGATACAGAAATGTGATTCTTTGGGGAACTTTTGAGAAAATGGATAGAGTAAAGAAAGCGTATCAAGAAGTCGGACAGAATTTGCAGAAGAAGAATTTTACCCCGAATAACGCGGACTGGATAGACTATACAAATATCCCACGTTATTCGGCAATAAACCCGCCGATTATGTCGTTTTAA
- a CDS encoding IS3 family transposase (programmed frameshift) translates to MTKGPKTRETYTEEFKKDAVNHFISSGKSAKEIASNLGIRKDLLYHWRKNLQFKKGDIMEKKIDPKDIEIQQLQYELSEAKMERDILKKAMAGSLKTTEIIVSVINENRKEYTVERMCRVLGISPSNYYKKRRANSSERKFQDGILKRKILNIYEENEKVYGARRIVKELHQQENFIGKRRVKRLMKELKIQGIQPARFQVTTTVTNQNLPVSPNLLDRNFFAYAPNKVWVSDITYIKIKNGFYYLCVIVDLYSRKVVGWSLKNHMKKELVIDALRSAIRKRKPASGLIFHSDRGSQYQSNLFRKILFWNGFESSMSRKGDCWDNAVAESFFKTIKTELIYRNKFENYEELRKDVFKYIEVFYNRKRLHSFIGYQSPSKFEEKFVA, encoded by the exons ATGACCAAGGGACCAAAAACAAGGGAAACATATACAGAGGAATTCAAAAAGGATGCAGTAAATCATTTTATTTCATCCGGCAAATCAGCAAAAGAAATTGCTTCCAATTTAGGAATACGAAAAGATCTTTTGTATCATTGGAGAAAGAATTTACAATTCAAGAAAGGTGATATAATGGAAAAGAAAATCGATCCCAAAGATATTGAAATCCAACAGCTTCAGTATGAATTGTCCGAAGCAAAGATGGAACGTGATATCTTAAAAAAGGCTATGGCCG GTTCTCTCAAAACTACAGAAATAATAGTATCTGTGATAAATGAAAACCGTAAGGAATATACGGTAGAGAGAATGTGCAGGGTTTTAGGAATATCACCCAGTAACTATTACAAGAAGCGGAGAGCCAATTCTTCTGAAAGAAAATTTCAAGATGGAATTCTGAAACGAAAGATATTGAATATTTACGAAGAGAACGAAAAAGTTTATGGAGCGAGGAGAATTGTAAAAGAGCTACATCAACAGGAAAATTTTATAGGGAAAAGAAGAGTAAAAAGACTCATGAAAGAGCTGAAAATACAGGGTATTCAACCTGCAAGATTTCAAGTCACAACAACTGTAACGAATCAAAATCTCCCAGTCTCTCCAAATCTCCTGGATCGAAATTTTTTTGCATATGCACCAAATAAAGTTTGGGTTTCTGATATTACATATATCAAAATAAAAAATGGATTTTATTATTTGTGTGTAATCGTCGATTTATATTCCAGAAAAGTAGTTGGCTGGTCGTTGAAAAACCATATGAAAAAAGAACTTGTGATTGATGCTCTCAGAAGTGCCATCAGAAAAAGGAAGCCTGCTTCGGGATTAATATTTCATTCGGACAGAGGTTCTCAATATCAAAGCAATCTGTTCCGGAAAATTTTATTCTGGAATGGTTTTGAATCCAGTATGAGCCGCAAAGGAGATTGTTGGGATAATGCAGTTGCAGAATCTTTTTTCAAGACAATCAAAACAGAATTGATTTATAGAAATAAATTTGAAAATTATGAAGAATTGAGAAAAGATGTTTTCAAATATATTGAAGTATTTTACAATAGGAAAAGACTTCATTCTTTCATTGGCTATCAAAGCCCTTCAAAGTTTGAAGAAAAATTTGTGGCTTAA
- a CDS encoding N-acetylmuramoyl-L-alanine amidase, with protein MIPEIKIDHIEKNPFSRPGEKLVKVKAIIWHYTACPKASAKNIRDYFNNLRKQIDKESRSASAHYAIDEKEIIEIIPTDEVAYHVGATKNKYTEIAKSFGNISPNYYTIGIELCHDRDDGYINNATLVNAVLLTQELLSKFNLTTENLFRHYDITGKNCPKYFVENIIEWKNIKEVISGNR; from the coding sequence ATGATTCCAGAAATTAAAATTGACCATATAGAAAAAAATCCTTTTTCTCGTCCAGGGGAAAAACTCGTAAAAGTAAAAGCTATTATTTGGCATTATACAGCTTGTCCGAAAGCGAGTGCAAAAAACATTCGAGACTATTTCAATAATTTGAGAAAACAAATTGACAAGGAATCACGTTCAGCGTCCGCACACTATGCGATTGACGAAAAAGAAATTATCGAGATCATACCAACGGACGAGGTCGCTTACCATGTAGGAGCTACGAAAAATAAATATACTGAAATTGCAAAATCATTCGGAAACATTAGCCCGAATTATTACACAATCGGAATTGAGCTTTGTCACGATAGAGATGACGGATATATTAACAACGCAACACTTGTAAATGCTGTTTTATTGACTCAAGAACTTTTAAGCAAATTCAATTTAACGACTGAAAATCTTTTTCGACATTATGATATTACAGGTAAAAATTGCCCTAAATATTTTGTAGAGAATATTATTGAGTGGAAGAACATTAAAGAGGTTATCAGTGGAAATAGGTAG
- a CDS encoding HDOD domain-containing protein, which yields MFDIDEIHYKLINGEEFSLEFSFVSDEINQDIYSLLQKVMSHLDNLYLLEVVYSIIKEVLTNAGKAIVKRDYFSRNNLNIEDPVQYRNGMHSFFQEVTEKWSEQEDFLKKSSYRVIFKGKLENQILTLTVQNNSTILPEEMRRIEARMEASKRFKDLSEAFLEMSDNQESAGLGLILVHLLLKNTGIGADKFSITSSSGVTKVSLSIPKEIVPVEVTNRFKVKIMSEIEEIPPLPESLNRLIRMCNNPDSNLNIIANEIEKNLSLSAGLLKLSNSSFFSNRNKVSTILAAVKVVGLKNVRNMLYVSGVMKIMDGRFDKLQKVWDHSNLCSYIARLLAMDHGKGKYSDLVAVGGVLHDIGKLVLLTIDKSLFSRMSNYANQERSNSTVLEEIAIGISHSTIGAMLSKKWGFPDDLVAVIEFHHRPFLAPPQYKDVVEIIYLANMLSNAIENKGNFYSMDRNILKTFSLDSEEKLNKYLKKITTLYDGQA from the coding sequence ATGTTTGATATAGATGAGATTCATTACAAACTGATAAACGGAGAAGAATTCTCTTTGGAGTTTTCTTTTGTAAGCGATGAAATCAATCAAGATATTTACTCACTTCTTCAAAAAGTAATGAGCCATTTAGACAACCTGTATTTATTGGAAGTCGTATATTCTATAATAAAAGAAGTCCTGACAAATGCAGGGAAGGCCATCGTAAAAAGAGATTATTTTTCCAGAAATAATTTAAACATAGAAGACCCTGTTCAATATCGAAATGGGATGCATAGTTTTTTTCAGGAGGTAACAGAGAAATGGAGCGAACAGGAAGACTTCCTAAAAAAATCTTCCTATAGAGTGATTTTTAAAGGTAAGTTGGAAAATCAAATACTGACTTTGACTGTTCAAAATAATTCCACTATCTTGCCGGAGGAGATGCGAAGAATTGAAGCAAGGATGGAGGCTTCTAAAAGATTTAAAGACCTATCGGAGGCTTTTTTAGAAATGTCCGATAATCAAGAAAGTGCAGGACTTGGTTTGATTTTGGTTCATCTCTTGCTAAAGAACACTGGAATTGGGGCTGATAAATTTAGTATCACAAGTTCATCCGGAGTTACAAAAGTTTCCTTATCAATTCCGAAAGAAATTGTCCCTGTGGAAGTTACAAATAGATTTAAAGTAAAAATCATGAGTGAGATCGAAGAGATTCCGCCATTGCCGGAGAGTTTAAACAGGCTAATAAGAATGTGCAATAACCCCGACTCGAATCTTAATATAATTGCAAACGAGATCGAGAAAAATTTATCTTTGAGTGCAGGGCTTTTAAAACTTTCTAACTCCAGCTTTTTTTCTAATCGAAATAAGGTCAGCACAATACTCGCAGCCGTCAAGGTTGTAGGATTAAAAAATGTACGCAATATGCTCTATGTTTCCGGTGTAATGAAAATTATGGATGGGCGTTTTGATAAATTGCAAAAGGTTTGGGATCATTCCAACCTTTGCAGTTATATCGCTCGATTGCTTGCGATGGATCACGGAAAAGGAAAATACTCTGATCTTGTTGCAGTAGGTGGAGTGCTACATGATATTGGAAAACTCGTTCTATTAACAATTGATAAATCTTTGTTCAGTCGAATGAGCAACTACGCCAATCAGGAAAGAAGTAATTCTACAGTTCTCGAAGAAATCGCTATCGGTATAAGTCATTCTACTATTGGGGCAATGCTGTCTAAAAAATGGGGATTCCCGGATGACTTAGTCGCAGTCATTGAATTCCACCATAGGCCTTTTTTAGCTCCACCACAGTACAAAGATGTTGTAGAGATAATCTACCTTGCCAATATGCTCTCCAACGCCATTGAAAACAAAGGGAATTTCTATTCTATGGATAGAAATATCTTAAAAACATTTTCTCTTGACTCAGAGGAAAAGCTAAATAAGTATTTAAAAAAAATAACTACTCTTTATGACGGTCAAGCGTAG
- a CDS encoding replication initiation factor domain-containing protein has protein sequence MRLPDQDLRIPFVDWLSFSVKYESITFGWIEEIFGLRTDLEKGFNGYSHSFLTDSGAICGFSPEKQAMKIHISLSSKALFNLNGKIEIHDLIRQIIKRGGTFSRIDLSQDDYDGYLNLPEILEKLKNQEVSTRFRGFLKVELFNPQFMEFELGSLFRDPKKQKNGQTLYIGDWHSDIFCRIYDKKKQTKSELPYWNRVEFQLRHKVANEFCNPTMKVDFKTGEIKSFDGSFGDRSFPKTVYYYLKFLNPSFKMQTIDDYGIYYLQEKHKRHWDVCNWWVNFLRVGEGEKIGLPKNETGLEEIKAWQINQCSGADYLLLETYGEKYSHEKLLKGREKFEKNKKYQILLKEFQEKNQFIHEENISDVA, from the coding sequence ATGAGGCTTCCAGATCAGGATTTACGCATTCCGTTTGTAGATTGGTTGAGTTTTTCGGTGAAATATGAGTCTATAACCTTTGGATGGATTGAAGAAATTTTTGGTTTGAGAACGGATTTAGAAAAAGGCTTTAATGGTTATTCTCATTCATTTTTGACTGATTCAGGTGCAATTTGTGGTTTTTCACCAGAAAAGCAAGCTATGAAAATTCATATTAGTTTGTCTTCTAAGGCTTTATTCAATTTAAACGGAAAAATTGAAATCCATGATTTAATTCGACAGATTATTAAAAGAGGTGGAACATTTTCCAGAATTGACCTTTCACAAGACGACTATGACGGTTATTTGAATTTACCGGAAATTTTAGAAAAATTAAAAAATCAAGAAGTATCTACGAGGTTTAGGGGATTTTTGAAAGTAGAACTTTTTAATCCTCAGTTTATGGAGTTTGAGCTTGGCTCTCTTTTTCGGGATCCAAAAAAGCAGAAAAACGGTCAGACCTTATATATTGGTGATTGGCATTCAGATATTTTTTGTAGAATTTACGACAAAAAAAAACAAACAAAGTCAGAGCTTCCTTATTGGAATCGAGTAGAATTTCAGTTACGGCATAAAGTGGCGAATGAGTTTTGTAATCCTACGATGAAGGTTGATTTTAAAACCGGAGAAATTAAATCATTTGACGGGTCTTTTGGGGATCGGAGTTTTCCAAAAACAGTATATTACTATTTAAAATTTTTAAATCCTTCGTTTAAAATGCAAACGATAGATGACTATGGAATATATTATTTACAGGAAAAACACAAAAGACATTGGGACGTTTGCAATTGGTGGGTGAATTTTTTAAGAGTTGGAGAAGGTGAGAAAATAGGACTTCCGAAAAATGAAACAGGACTCGAAGAAATTAAAGCATGGCAGATAAATCAGTGTTCCGGTGCGGATTATTTGCTTTTAGAAACCTATGGAGAAAAATATTCTCACGAAAAACTTTTGAAAGGTCGTGAGAAGTTCGAGAAAAATAAAAAATATCAAATTCTTTTGAAAGAATTTCAAGAAAAAAATCAATTTATTCACGAAGAAAATATTTCTGATGTGGCGTAA
- a CDS encoding serine hydrolase — protein MKFNFLSKILILQCIVSIGIVAKEPGNSQKIPKRDYWPTTDWQTISPSKVGLVENSLKKLDEYAFTITGDDKNRKGIRTDGIVIIKNGRLAYEKYARGYTKDKLHLAWSVTKSFVNALYGFARKDGLIKIEDYAYKYYPSLDKDKYKEIKIDDILRMSSGLDWSEGYEASPLKSSVIAMLYTSGHEDMAAFTASREMVHKPGTHLYYSSGDSNLLMGILKNILKNEYSNYPWKRLFDKIGMKNVVWEKDKSGTFVGSSYIYATPRDLAKFGYLYLNNGVWGKEKLFDDDWVKYTSTVAPAYYTTPNYKDQLTAQWYANISDTKNKIQKVLPDAPEDTIMASGHWGQKIFVIPSWDMVVVRVADDRDGSFDENHFMKLIKESIR, from the coding sequence ATGAAATTTAATTTTTTATCTAAAATTCTTATATTACAATGTATAGTTTCCATTGGAATTGTTGCAAAAGAGCCCGGAAATTCCCAAAAAATCCCCAAAAGAGACTATTGGCCAACTACAGATTGGCAGACTATTAGCCCTTCTAAGGTAGGTTTAGTCGAAAATTCCTTAAAAAAATTGGACGAATACGCTTTTACTATTACCGGAGACGATAAAAACAGAAAAGGAATTAGAACAGACGGTATAGTAATCATTAAAAATGGTAGATTAGCCTATGAAAAATACGCAAGAGGCTACACTAAAGACAAGCTACATTTAGCATGGTCTGTGACTAAAAGTTTTGTAAATGCTTTGTATGGTTTTGCTCGTAAAGACGGCCTTATAAAAATAGAAGACTATGCTTATAAATACTACCCAAGTTTAGACAAAGACAAGTACAAGGAAATTAAAATCGATGATATTTTAAGAATGAGCTCAGGCTTAGACTGGAGTGAAGGCTACGAAGCCTCTCCACTCAAATCAAGCGTAATTGCTATGCTTTACACTTCTGGACACGAAGACATGGCGGCATTTACTGCATCTAGAGAAATGGTACATAAACCAGGCACCCATCTCTACTACTCCAGTGGAGATTCAAATTTATTAATGGGCATCTTGAAAAATATTTTAAAAAATGAATACTCTAACTATCCTTGGAAAAGATTATTCGATAAGATTGGAATGAAAAATGTAGTTTGGGAAAAAGATAAGTCCGGCACTTTTGTTGGCTCTTCTTATATCTATGCTACTCCAAGAGATCTGGCTAAATTTGGGTATTTGTATTTGAATAATGGTGTATGGGGGAAAGAAAAATTATTCGATGATGACTGGGTAAAATATACTTCTACAGTTGCACCTGCCTATTACACTACGCCTAACTATAAAGATCAACTTACAGCCCAGTGGTATGCAAATATTTCTGATACCAAAAATAAAATCCAAAAAGTATTACCCGACGCGCCAGAAGACACAATCATGGCATCGGGGCACTGGGGACAAAAAATATTTGTAATTCCTTCTTGGGACATGGTAGTAGTGAGGGTTGCAGACGACAGAGACGGTAGTTTTGATGAAAACCATTTTATGAAATTAATTAAAGAAAGCATACGTTAG
- a CDS encoding ATP-binding cassette domain-containing protein — protein sequence MTVKRSKQSLKKIIELKDIIFIRNQKIILNKINLTIHQGENWVFLGKNGSGKTTLLNIIYGSLWPTSGVIKVFGKEYGNIPLNEIQKKIGILQSEHQSERLQRNLTIEDIVSTGIFSTIGVYFEMEKTQKKVVQKVLKKFGWLKRKEENYSNLSSGEKKKILLLRAIISNPKILILDEPCSSLDISAREDFFEILNQIRKRKNFTSILITHRPDEIPEFYTHAALIKDGRLISSGEIEGQFTDKKLSEIFSLSLKVLKKNRRFTVVPK from the coding sequence ATGACGGTCAAGCGTAGCAAACAGTCCCTTAAAAAAATTATTGAACTCAAAGATATAATTTTTATAAGAAACCAAAAAATTATTCTAAACAAAATCAATCTTACTATTCATCAGGGAGAAAACTGGGTCTTTCTTGGAAAAAATGGATCCGGAAAAACAACTCTACTAAATATAATCTATGGTTCTCTTTGGCCTACATCAGGAGTTATCAAGGTCTTTGGAAAAGAATACGGCAACATTCCTCTAAATGAAATCCAAAAGAAAATCGGGATACTTCAAAGCGAACATCAATCAGAAAGGCTACAAAGAAATTTGACCATAGAAGATATCGTTTCTACAGGAATTTTTTCTACAATCGGAGTGTACTTTGAAATGGAAAAAACTCAAAAAAAAGTCGTTCAAAAAGTGTTGAAAAAATTCGGCTGGTTGAAAAGAAAAGAGGAAAACTATTCTAACCTATCTTCGGGAGAAAAAAAGAAAATCTTACTTCTTCGTGCAATTATTTCTAATCCAAAAATTTTGATCTTAGACGAGCCTTGCTCTTCCCTCGATATTTCTGCAAGGGAAGATTTTTTTGAGATATTAAATCAGATAAGAAAAAGAAAAAACTTTACTTCAATATTAATCACCCACAGACCAGACGAAATTCCTGAATTTTACACTCATGCTGCGCTAATCAAAGATGGGAGATTGATCTCTTCAGGAGAAATAGAAGGCCAATTTACGGATAAAAAATTATCGGAGATATTTTCGCTTTCACTAAAAGTATTAAAGAAAAATAGACGTTTTACAGTAGTGCCTAAATAA